One Euzebya sp. genomic window carries:
- a CDS encoding LCCL domain-containing protein translates to MRAVLLTLVLTALATGCGGADDARERDATATGPRLDPPADLTWQTTAAEYRGEIGATVTVDCPAQGEVGSLWGTDPYTDDSSICTAGVHAGAITVEDGGEVTIRIADGETSYDGGEANGVTAADWPDWPGSFTVVR, encoded by the coding sequence GTGCGCGCCGTGCTGCTCACCCTCGTCCTGACCGCCCTCGCCACCGGGTGCGGTGGCGCCGACGACGCGCGCGAGCGCGACGCGACCGCCACCGGACCCCGCCTCGACCCGCCCGCCGACCTCACCTGGCAGACGACTGCGGCGGAGTACCGCGGGGAGATCGGGGCCACCGTCACCGTCGACTGCCCCGCGCAGGGGGAGGTCGGCAGCCTGTGGGGCACGGACCCGTACACCGACGACTCCTCGATCTGCACCGCGGGCGTCCACGCGGGCGCCATCACCGTCGAGGACGGGGGCGAGGTGACGATCCGCATCGCCGACGGCGAGACGTCCTACGACGGGGGCGAGGCGAACGGGGTGACCGCGGCCGACTGGCCCGATTGGCCCGGGTCGTTCACGGTCGTGCGCTGA